A single Sander lucioperca isolate FBNREF2018 chromosome 24, SLUC_FBN_1.2, whole genome shotgun sequence DNA region contains:
- the LOC116044711 gene encoding putative methyltransferase DDB_G0268948, producing MAVRVFEGKDHAAAYLQYRIAPDELISRIMSYMEKKTSSQFNLAVDVGCGSGQGTILLAPYFTKVVGTDVSPAQLEMALANSSPPNVSYRECAAEELPFASGEVDLVTAIAAAHWFDRKRFLLEADRVLRPGGCLALLSYTMDFELEYGGISNTALNDICEEYYAALRPFRNPYIGTSSVKIYSDLFDSCSYPDKEWNECVRVKRILPLRGYIGIVETFSTYQALLQKDPAEAKRLSNDTRNKLMSAMKVSSPDTEVTVVVKYFYWLAHKP from the exons ATGGCTGTTCGTGTCTTTGAGGGTAAAGATCATGCAGCTGCTTACCTGCAGTACAGAATAGCACCTGATGAATTAATCAGCAGGATTATGAGCTACATGGAGAAAAAG ACATCAAGCCAGTTCAATCTAGCAGTGGATGTGGGCTGCGGTTCGGGGCAAGGGACGATCCTATTGGCTCCATACTTCACCAAGGTTGTTGGAACAGATGTCAGCCCTGCCCAGCTGGAGATGGCTTTGGCCAATAGCAGCCCTCCAAATGTATCATACAG GGAGTGTGCGGCAGAAGAGCTACCGTTTGCTTCTGGTGAGGTGGACCTTGTGACGGCCATTGCGGCGGCTCACTGGTTCGACCGCAAGCGGTTCCTCCTGGAAGCTGACAGGGTGCTGAGGCCTGGAGGCTGTCTGGCTCTCCTGAGCTACACCATGGACTTTGAGCTGGAGTATGGGGGTATCTCCAACACAGCACTAAATGACATCTGTGAAGAG TATTACGCTGCTCTGCGTCCGTTCCGAAATCCCTATATAGGAACGAGCTCTGTGAAGATCTACTCAGACTTGTTTGACTCCTGCTCATACCCGGACAAAGAGTG GAATGAGTGTGTGAGGGTAAAAAGGATCTTACCACTGAGAGGATACATCGGCATCGTGGAGACCTTCTCCACCTACCAGGCCCTGCTGCAAAAAGACCCCGCTGAGGCTAAACGTCTTTCTAATGACACCAGGAACAA GTTGATGTCTGCCATGAAGGTGTCTTCTCCTGACACAGAAGTTACGGTGGTTGTGAAGTATTTCTATTGGCTGGCACACAAACCTTGA